ttgaattgatttttttaaatgaatatatCCAATTGCAACTTTGAATATGGAATTCAAAAGGATCAAATGAGAAATGATACTCTGAATGATAGAACTCTAATGAAATATAAGATTAACCaacatttattgaatttaaaacaaAGTCAGAAGAAATGGTTTGATTgtcttatttttgtttcttgaacCGAGAGATCGATGCATTGGGATCCTAGTTCATATAGATACAAATGGTCTAATGGGAGAAATAATTTCCAGGAACATTTTATTTATGAGCAGAAGagccgttttttttttttcaagtagtgTTCAATCGATCACGTATTAATCAATATTCGATTGATTGGTCCAAGGTTatcgacaaaaaaaatttgtctaAGTCACTTCCTTTTTGTTGTCCAagttgcttctttttttatccaagtttcttctttttttgtctaactcacttcttttttgtttatgagTTTCAGGAATATTTCTATTTATAGGTTCAAGATTCATACCTATAAGTTAAAAGGTCCTGATGATTATCTTTGCAATCAGCTATTAGAACCAATAGGTCTTCAAAtcattcatttgaaaaaaatagaaaccctttttatttgatgatcaTGATacttctcaaaaataaaaaaaatttatcaatggaGGAACAATATTaccatttttgtttaataatatacCAAAATGGATGATTCATTCATtctatactaaaaataattgtaGGAAATCTTTTGATAACACGAATTCCTCTTTCTCAATAATATCTCACGATCAAGACAATTAACTAAATCCCGTGAAACCATGTCATACGAAGTTTATTGATATCTCTCTTTATAAAGCAAATCGACTTCGATtcttaaataattaatctacattatttttgcttttattgtaacaaaagattttctttttatgtgaaGAAAGCCCATatcaagaattataattttatatatggacaattcttcttcattatcctatttatttacaacaaaatatattctttgtatgatggtaaaaaaaacatatttttttagagaaaaatactATTTCACTAATTGAGTCACATGTAATGATTTTCAACGAAGTGGTGATGAAGGCTTGCAAACAGGATATTACTATTGCAGTGGTTTCTTAACTTCAATGAAAGAGCAATTATTAGGCAGTAAACATATTTAATACTttgcaaagaaaacaagaatctTGCAAGGCAGGAATACAAGGTTTCGCGATAAAAGTAGTGACTGTGGCAGGCATACATAGAACCTTAGAACTATAGAAGAAATTTGAGTTATACACAACACTTTTCTGAGAATTGAAAAGGCAAAGGTTCATCTTTGTGGCACGAATTAAGTTGCAGCAACTCAGTCAGTAATACTTGGTAAAATGGTTGCGCAGCCACAAGTCATACATGGTCATATGAAACGCGTCATATTTGGCTGGAACTAGATTCCACTGAAAGTGCTTCCGGACCTGATTCAGGTGCAGGGAACTAAAGCAATCAGGCAGCAGACAATGAAGGTTTACTACATTCAAAGAGAGCAATATAAAGGAAGCTAATCATCAGAAGCATTTTCAAGAGAAAATTTCACAgacaattgaagaaaaaaaataaaaaatttaccatgACGGTGTTGGTCTTCATGGCTCGATATTCATGCTCTAACATCTCCTCAAGTTGTTCCCTTAGGTAATAGACTTGACTTTCCTCGAGTATTATGGAGAATTTCCTCCAGTCAAGAATGTCTTTGAATGGTAAATCATAGTAGTCAGACATGATAACTGCACAAAGTTACAGTCttcttagaaaacaaaaaaaagctataaagaTACAACACTAGAGAATTTAGTCAAGAGAAGGTATGAAAGAAGAACTGTCTTTCACCTGGAACACATCCATAATGAATTGCTAATGCTATAGTACGATCGAGCTCTGGGCCTCCAGGACAAATGCAATACTTAGAGTTATTGAAAGCCTCATGGTACACCAAATCTCCGTCTTCTATACTAGGGTCCCTTCCTCTCTGTATGAAAAGTTCTAAATCATTCTCCCAAGCCTCAAGCAGCTTCTGTCTTATATCAGAATTATTGAGACCTCTCCAGAAAGCTAGAGTAATCCTGCAACATATAAGACATTGTAAATGATATGAAATTCTAaagttacacacacacacacacacacacacatccctTATAAGATAGAATTCATtaggcaaaaaataaaaaaatttcagcagaGTATTCTAAGTAATTACCTGTTCGTTATGTTATTTGCAGCAGGAGGAAGAGCAAGTGGCGGCACGCGTTGTGGGAGGGAAACATCCTTATGAGGAACATATTCATCATTATAACTTGGAGTACACATGACTTTAATTGAGTTCTTCATAAGATTAGCAATTCGTGCAGTAGCAGTCACATTAATGTCTGCGCAAGTTACGAAGAAGTGATCGGCACCTAAAGTTCTGTTCCAATAAGGGTACTTGGAAATGAGGTTCTTGACAAAATCCTCAACAGAAATAGCCCTTTCATCCTCTGATCTCTGAAAATAACATCATCAACGTAGTATCAATGCATTAGAACAGTGACTTTCTAAATTCTTTAAAACTTTTCATGCACAGCAATTGCAAGGACCCGTGTAGAATTCAACTAACACATCAATATCAGTAAAGATTATACCCCTGCAGGCAGTGAATGGCAAGAAATAGGAATGAGGAAGAGGTGAGCCTTCTCAGGATCTTTGGTCAAGAAGCGACTCAGATTGAGATTCAGATAGAACAATCCTTCATTCCCATACTCGCCATCAAGCGTCCTTGGATTGCTACAGGAACTAGTATTATGTGGATACACGAAGATCTTGAATTTCCTCTCCATTTCCTCATAATCAGGATCAAAAGCCTCAGGAACGTGAAAGACTTCGCCAAAAAATCCAGCTTCTTGAGCATAAGCTTGAAATGATCCCTACATCAAAAACAATATGCATGAAAAAGGGCTCAAAAGTCAAAAGTGAAAGAAAATGAGCAGtgaaagaaacaagaaacagTGCCAGTAATCCTTAATTAAAGAACTGAAGTTGACGCATGAAAAAGGAACAGTACTCGCATTCAAGAAGGTGGGAATATTGGTTCATAAATGGAAAATTGCATGAAAAGAAACTATAATGAAAGAAAGTGAGTGCACCTGAAAAGGTGGGAATCCAGGTGGATAGATGGAGAAGCATAtggaaacaacaacaaataaacagGCAAGCCCTCCTCGTTTGAGATTCTTCATGGCTGTTTCAGGGAGAATGGAAGAGAGAAAGTGGCTTTTGCTTTGAGAGAGAGGGGGCGGTTGTGTCAGttagttgaaaataaaatactcCCTCTGGCCTCTAGTTAGTTAATAAGTAGGGAAACTCTGGAGTAGCTTTACTTATTTTACTGATCcataaaatcatttataaattctcatttagttaagaaaaaaagggattGAAAGAATCACAAAACGTTGAAGAAAGAAATAGTAAATCTCGACTATTAAATATAACAATATAACCTAAAATTAACAAGTCACTTGGCTGAATTATTTAAGTgatatatacataaaataaaaataaattctctaaattttaaaaaacaaatttagagatgtgaaaacataaacaatgtaatttatttttctaa
This Populus alba chromosome 7, ASM523922v2, whole genome shotgun sequence DNA region includes the following protein-coding sequences:
- the LOC118040306 gene encoding probable glycosyltransferase At3g07620; this encodes MKNLKRGGLACLFVVVSICFSIYPPGFPPFQGSFQAYAQEAGFFGEVFHVPEAFDPDYEEMERKFKIFVYPHNTSSCSNPRTLDGEYGNEGLFYLNLNLSRFLTKDPEKAHLFLIPISCHSLPAGRSEDERAISVEDFVKNLISKYPYWNRTLGADHFFVTCADINVTATARIANLMKNSIKVMCTPSYNDEYVPHKDVSLPQRVPPLALPPAANNITNRITLAFWRGLNNSDIRQKLLEAWENDLELFIQRGRDPSIEDGDLVYHEAFNNSKYCICPGGPELDRTIALAIHYGCVPVIMSDYYDLPFKDILDWRKFSIILEESQVYYLREQLEEMLEHEYRAMKTNTVMVRKHFQWNLVPAKYDAFHMTMYDLWLRNHFTKYY